One Glycocaulis abyssi DNA window includes the following coding sequences:
- a CDS encoding PQQ-binding-like beta-propeller repeat protein gives MTSALRIAMLAALASSFLLAGCNAGEQISRLNPFSGGDREDPNAPPRDQRVPVLGVGESLEISGGTRVTLPSAYVNDRWPQPDGFPTHAMQHTQARGSLERIWRADIGAGSNRDRRINARPVVLDGTVYTVDGDGRVTATNAETGARRWQVRLTPREEAQGGGVSLPIPFIGREGGGSDRYAFGGGIAVDGGRVYVHTGRRFMAALNASNGEEVWRETVLTPLIAAPTVADGRVYSITHENELIAFDASSGNIQWTHGAIADSARLLTAPSVAVQGDVVVAPFSSGELIALRAQNGTVLWSDSLTRAGGLTPMSSINDIAGSPVIGGGEVYALSHSGVMASFDMRTGERNWTQPASALHAPWLVGNYLFVVTSDAQVVAFERQTGDVAWITQLEAFRNERRRRDRIAWAGPVLAGNRLLAASSRGDLVIINPADGTIQERRSLGDPVFIAPVIANETVYIVTDNGRLIALR, from the coding sequence ATGACTTCTGCCCTTCGTATTGCCATGCTGGCAGCTCTGGCGAGCAGTTTCCTACTGGCCGGATGCAATGCCGGTGAGCAGATTTCCCGGCTCAATCCTTTCTCTGGCGGAGACCGCGAAGACCCTAATGCGCCGCCGCGCGATCAGCGCGTGCCGGTTCTGGGCGTGGGTGAAAGTCTGGAGATCAGTGGCGGTACGCGCGTCACCCTGCCGTCCGCCTATGTCAATGACCGCTGGCCCCAACCGGACGGGTTCCCGACCCACGCCATGCAGCACACGCAGGCGCGCGGCAGCCTGGAACGCATCTGGCGTGCCGATATCGGTGCGGGCTCCAACCGCGACCGCCGCATCAATGCGCGCCCGGTTGTGCTCGACGGGACCGTTTACACGGTCGACGGGGATGGCCGTGTGACGGCGACCAACGCCGAGACGGGCGCACGCCGGTGGCAGGTGCGCCTGACACCACGCGAGGAAGCCCAGGGTGGCGGCGTTTCGCTGCCCATCCCCTTCATTGGCCGCGAGGGCGGAGGCTCGGACCGGTATGCGTTCGGTGGCGGCATCGCTGTCGATGGCGGACGTGTCTATGTGCATACGGGGCGGCGCTTCATGGCGGCCCTCAACGCGTCCAATGGCGAGGAAGTCTGGCGCGAGACGGTGCTGACGCCGCTGATCGCGGCGCCAACAGTCGCCGATGGCCGCGTCTATTCGATCACCCACGAGAACGAGCTGATCGCGTTTGACGCCTCTTCGGGCAATATCCAGTGGACGCATGGTGCGATTGCGGATTCTGCACGGCTGCTCACAGCCCCCAGCGTGGCCGTACAGGGCGATGTTGTGGTGGCCCCGTTCAGCTCTGGCGAGCTGATCGCGCTGCGCGCACAAAACGGAACGGTTCTGTGGAGCGACTCGCTCACGCGTGCCGGCGGCCTGACGCCGATGTCCTCGATCAACGACATTGCCGGATCGCCGGTGATTGGCGGAGGCGAGGTTTATGCGCTGAGCCATTCGGGCGTCATGGCGTCGTTTGACATGCGCACCGGGGAACGCAACTGGACCCAGCCTGCCAGCGCGCTGCATGCCCCATGGCTTGTGGGCAATTATCTGTTTGTGGTGACGAGTGATGCCCAGGTGGTGGCGTTTGAACGCCAGACCGGGGATGTCGCCTGGATCACACAGCTGGAAGCTTTCCGCAATGAGCGCCGCCGCCGTGACCGTATTGCGTGGGCAGGCCCTGTACTCGCTGGCAACCGGCTGCTTGCGGCGTCATCGCGCGGCGATCTGGTCATCATCAACCCGGCTGATGGCACGATTCAGGAGCGCCGCAGTCTCGGCGATCCGGTGTTCATCGCCCCGGTCATCGCCAATGAGACGGTGTATATCGTGACCGATAATGGCCGCCTGATCGCGCTGCGATAG
- the der gene encoding ribosome biogenesis GTPase Der: protein MSPERIASLAIVGRPNVGKSTLFNRLAGKPLAMVDDRPGVTRDRREARGRLGDLDLRLVDTAGYEDKETGIEVRMRQQTEIALAEADVCLFLIDGREGVTALDQRFGELLRRASKPVILLVNKAEGKQGDEGILEAWNLGLGEPIPISAAHGEGMGDLYQAIRAALGEAGIDDGPTPDADEEEGAPLRIAVAGRPNVGKSTLINALIGQERLITGPEAGLTRDAIAVDWLWDGQRVRLHDTAGLRKRGKVDDRLERMSAADTLRAIKFAEIVLLLVDAEHPLEKQDLTIADRVESEGRGLIVLVTKWDLVKEKQAKLAELREEFERMLPQVRGAPLIPVSALTGFGLDKIMPAVVALHKNWSVKVKTRDLNDWLAEMVARHPPPAVDGKRIRPKYMAQTKARPPTFVLMASRAGKLPDSYKRYLVNGLREAFELPGVPIRLIVKAGKNPYADKG from the coding sequence ATGTCTCCCGAACGTATAGCCAGCCTTGCCATTGTCGGCAGACCCAATGTCGGCAAGTCGACCCTGTTCAACCGTCTGGCGGGCAAGCCGCTGGCCATGGTTGACGACCGGCCTGGCGTCACGCGTGACCGGCGCGAGGCGCGCGGGCGGCTGGGCGATCTCGATCTGCGTCTTGTCGACACGGCCGGCTATGAGGACAAGGAAACCGGCATCGAAGTGCGCATGCGCCAGCAGACCGAGATTGCGCTGGCCGAAGCCGATGTCTGCCTGTTCCTGATCGATGGGCGTGAGGGCGTTACTGCGCTCGACCAGCGCTTTGGCGAGCTTCTGCGCCGTGCCTCCAAGCCTGTGATCCTTCTGGTCAACAAGGCAGAAGGCAAGCAGGGCGATGAGGGCATTCTGGAAGCCTGGAATCTGGGTCTGGGCGAGCCCATCCCTATCTCGGCGGCCCACGGCGAGGGAATGGGTGATCTCTATCAGGCCATCCGCGCCGCGCTTGGCGAGGCGGGGATTGATGACGGGCCGACGCCCGATGCCGATGAGGAGGAAGGCGCGCCCTTGCGCATCGCCGTGGCCGGCCGGCCCAATGTCGGCAAATCCACCCTCATCAACGCGCTGATCGGTCAGGAGCGCCTGATTACCGGGCCGGAAGCGGGCCTGACGCGTGATGCCATTGCCGTGGACTGGCTGTGGGACGGCCAGCGCGTGCGCCTGCATGACACGGCGGGCCTTCGAAAGCGCGGCAAGGTGGATGACAGGCTGGAGCGTATGAGCGCGGCCGATACGCTGCGCGCCATCAAGTTTGCCGAAATCGTGCTTTTGCTGGTCGACGCCGAACATCCGCTCGAAAAGCAGGATCTCACCATTGCCGACCGCGTGGAAAGCGAGGGGCGTGGCCTGATCGTTCTTGTGACCAAATGGGATCTGGTCAAGGAGAAGCAGGCGAAACTTGCCGAGCTGCGCGAGGAGTTCGAGCGCATGCTGCCCCAGGTGCGCGGTGCGCCGCTCATTCCGGTGTCGGCGCTGACCGGCTTTGGCCTCGACAAGATCATGCCGGCGGTCGTCGCCCTGCACAAGAACTGGTCAGTGAAGGTGAAGACGCGCGACCTTAATGACTGGCTGGCCGAGATGGTGGCCCGCCACCCGCCACCCGCTGTCGATGGCAAGCGTATCCGCCCCAAATACATGGCCCAGACCAAGGCCCGCCCGCCCACCTTTGTGCTGATGGCTTCGCGTGCAGGAAAACTGCCCGACAGTTATAAGCGCTATCTGGTCAATGGCTTGCGCGAAGCGTTCGAATTGCCGGGCGTGCCGATCCGCCTGATCGTGAAGGCGGGCAAGAACCCGTATGCGGACAAGGGGTAG
- a CDS encoding SDR family NAD(P)-dependent oxidoreductase has product MTENNSLSGRVALVTGASRGLGYATAKALAAAGAHVIATARTRGGLEALDDEISAAGGSVTLVPMDLMTPDGIEKLAEAVGERWGKLDILVANAGALGKLMPAHQIPSKTWNEVLAVNLVAPARLIRAFEPLLRKSDAGRAVFVTTSDGAKTRAYWAAYGASKAGLEALVKSWAAELAESTVRVNLLDPGRMRTAMRTRAVPGEDPQSVPLPETVTPLIVELSSPAETRHSEVVRAG; this is encoded by the coding sequence ATGACCGAAAACAACTCCCTCTCCGGGCGCGTGGCACTCGTCACCGGCGCCTCGCGCGGCCTTGGCTATGCCACGGCCAAGGCCCTTGCCGCTGCCGGCGCCCATGTCATCGCCACCGCCCGCACGCGCGGCGGGCTGGAAGCGCTCGACGATGAAATCAGCGCGGCTGGCGGCTCGGTCACGCTGGTGCCGATGGACCTGATGACGCCTGACGGCATCGAAAAGCTGGCCGAAGCGGTGGGTGAGCGCTGGGGCAAGCTGGACATTCTGGTGGCCAATGCCGGCGCGCTCGGCAAGCTGATGCCCGCCCATCAGATACCGTCCAAGACCTGGAACGAAGTGCTGGCGGTGAACCTCGTCGCTCCGGCCCGCCTGATCCGTGCATTCGAGCCGCTCCTGCGCAAATCAGACGCTGGCCGCGCCGTGTTTGTCACCACGTCTGACGGTGCCAAGACGCGCGCCTACTGGGCCGCCTATGGCGCGTCCAAGGCGGGCCTCGAAGCGCTGGTGAAAAGCTGGGCCGCAGAGCTCGCAGAGAGCACTGTTCGCGTAAACCTGCTCGATCCGGGCCGTATGCGCACCGCCATGCGCACCCGCGCGGTGCCGGGCGAAGACCCGCAAAGCGTGCCGCTGCCGGAAACCGTCACGCCGCTGATCGTGGAATTATCCTCGCCGGCCGAGACACGCCATAGCGAAGTGGTGCGGGCGGGTTAG
- a CDS encoding tetratricopeptide repeat protein, producing MVDVFDEVEEELRKERYMQMLRSWGPWVLGAAVTVIAGVAGYQGWRAWQENQSAQASAQFADARALHEAGQTDAALEAYALLASEGPRGYATLSLLHQAALASEAGDNAEAARLYEEAGQRSPVALIRDLARYQSAVAGFDTLSSDDLALRLDPLVSGGGGFALLSRELIGAAALRDERWSEARRHYEFVQLSIDASEAMRSRARDALAVIMREAPEEVPADAAADELPDLADTNAAPGPAETAAEEEDTVE from the coding sequence TTGGTCGACGTTTTCGACGAAGTTGAAGAAGAACTGCGCAAAGAGCGCTATATGCAGATGCTGCGCAGCTGGGGCCCGTGGGTGCTCGGCGCGGCCGTCACGGTCATTGCGGGTGTGGCGGGCTATCAGGGCTGGCGTGCCTGGCAGGAAAACCAGAGCGCGCAAGCCTCTGCGCAGTTTGCCGATGCGCGCGCCCTGCACGAGGCCGGCCAGACGGACGCGGCTCTCGAAGCCTATGCCTTGCTGGCCAGCGAAGGCCCGCGCGGCTATGCAACCCTGTCGCTGCTTCACCAGGCTGCCCTTGCGAGCGAGGCGGGCGACAATGCCGAAGCGGCGCGCCTCTATGAGGAGGCTGGCCAGCGTTCGCCGGTCGCCCTCATCCGCGATCTCGCCCGCTATCAGTCTGCGGTAGCTGGTTTTGATACGCTCTCCAGCGATGATCTCGCGCTCCGGCTTGACCCGCTGGTGTCCGGCGGCGGCGGCTTTGCCCTGTTATCCCGCGAGTTGATTGGCGCGGCGGCCTTGCGCGACGAACGGTGGAGCGAAGCGCGCCGTCACTATGAATTTGTGCAATTGTCGATAGATGCATCGGAAGCCATGCGTTCGCGGGCGCGTGACGCTCTGGCCGTGATTATGCGTGAAGCACCCGAGGAGGTGCCGGCTGACGCTGCGGCCGATGAATTGCCGGATCTTGCCGATACCAATGCTGCGCCCGGTCCGGCAGAGACTGCCGCTGAGGAAGAGGATACTGTCGAATGA
- a CDS encoding AsmA family protein produces the protein MFVRILAGLVALVFAACLALVLVIQLAGWDWLRGPVERRVSEALDRQVTIAEPLAVRWRWNFVPRVRFEGVTISDEDWTGDEHFITLERAVADVALLDLLRGRVNLREAWIRGMELRLSVDDEGRNNWGLGREDGQGRVPIVGGLHLVDSQVIYRNAAREVSFTADLDTVVAEDEGGADRTAISGEGEMRGRPLTFTGEGDGVMRLRDPDQSFAFRLDIEGGETRFVFDGQLGPRGSFREIAGALALQGENLREVYDFTGIPVPDTPPYDLTLDLARVDDVWQARNIEGVVGDSDLSGQLDYDTGRERPFVDAELTSDALDFNDIGMLIGAPAIDPDDMSESQLARAQARALREEGRIFPRAPLDVERISGVDGRLVFEGREVTGAGRALTEVSTTITLDDRVLLFEPLEFGFRGGRLESRVEINARGEDTITSADGTFSGIRLEDFIPNERIAGTFSGEISLVGTGDSIRRAMASSNGRIRALVDEGGISRRTLELIGLDLLNYIFANDETVATSCGVADIAVTDGTGRAETLLIVTPDSQIHGEGAFDFRRERFDLQVQARDTSPNIGSLGGPINITGRFRDPQISPAEETFVRGAAAVALGVFLTPLAGLLGTVQLDTVDGGVCERLLDQADAPEGE, from the coding sequence ATGTTCGTGCGCATCCTTGCCGGCCTTGTGGCCCTTGTCTTCGCGGCGTGCCTCGCCCTGGTTCTTGTGATCCAGCTGGCGGGGTGGGATTGGCTGCGCGGTCCGGTTGAGAGGCGGGTGTCCGAAGCGCTCGACCGGCAGGTGACGATAGCGGAGCCGCTGGCGGTGCGGTGGCGGTGGAATTTCGTGCCGCGTGTCCGCTTTGAAGGCGTCACCATTTCCGATGAGGACTGGACCGGCGATGAGCACTTCATCACGCTGGAGCGCGCGGTAGCGGACGTCGCCCTGCTCGACCTCCTGCGCGGGCGGGTGAATTTGCGTGAAGCGTGGATCAGAGGCATGGAGCTGCGCCTCAGCGTGGACGATGAGGGCCGCAATAACTGGGGTCTTGGCCGCGAGGACGGGCAGGGCCGGGTGCCGATCGTTGGCGGGCTGCATCTGGTCGACAGCCAGGTGATTTACCGCAACGCGGCGCGCGAGGTGTCCTTCACCGCTGATCTGGACACGGTAGTTGCCGAGGATGAAGGCGGCGCAGACCGCACCGCCATCTCCGGGGAGGGTGAAATGCGCGGACGCCCCTTGACCTTCACCGGCGAAGGCGACGGCGTGATGCGCCTGCGCGATCCTGATCAAAGCTTTGCGTTCCGCCTCGACATCGAGGGCGGCGAGACGCGTTTCGTGTTTGACGGGCAGCTGGGCCCGCGTGGCAGTTTCCGCGAGATCGCAGGCGCGCTGGCGCTGCAGGGTGAAAATCTGCGCGAAGTGTATGATTTCACCGGTATTCCGGTTCCCGATACGCCGCCCTACGATCTGACGCTTGATCTGGCGCGCGTGGACGATGTCTGGCAGGCGCGCAATATCGAGGGCGTAGTGGGCGATAGCGATCTCTCTGGCCAGCTTGATTACGATACCGGCCGGGAGCGGCCCTTTGTGGATGCCGAACTGACTTCGGATGCACTCGATTTCAACGATATCGGCATGCTGATCGGCGCACCGGCCATCGACCCGGACGATATGAGCGAGAGCCAGCTGGCGCGCGCGCAGGCGCGAGCCCTGCGCGAAGAGGGCCGCATCTTCCCGCGCGCCCCGCTGGATGTGGAGCGGATTTCAGGCGTGGACGGGCGGCTGGTCTTCGAGGGGCGCGAGGTGACCGGCGCCGGTCGGGCCCTCACGGAAGTTTCCACCACCATCACGCTGGATGACCGTGTGCTGCTCTTTGAGCCGCTGGAGTTCGGTTTCCGGGGCGGGCGGCTGGAATCGCGGGTGGAAATCAACGCGCGCGGTGAGGACACCATCACCTCGGCTGATGGCACGTTCTCGGGCATCCGCCTGGAAGACTTCATCCCCAATGAGCGTATCGCGGGTACGTTTTCGGGCGAGATCAGCCTCGTCGGGACGGGTGACAGCATTCGCCGCGCCATGGCCAGCTCGAACGGCCGCATCCGCGCGCTGGTCGATGAAGGTGGCATCTCGCGGCGGACGCTGGAACTGATCGGGCTCGATCTGCTCAACTACATCTTTGCCAATGATGAAACGGTCGCCACCTCGTGCGGGGTGGCCGACATCGCGGTGACAGATGGCACAGGCCGGGCCGAAACGCTGTTGATCGTCACGCCAGACAGCCAGATCCATGGCGAGGGCGCGTTCGACTTCCGCCGCGAGCGTTTTGACCTGCAGGTGCAGGCCCGCGATACCAGCCCGAATATCGGCTCGCTGGGTGGGCCGATCAATATCACCGGCAGGTTCCGTGATCCGCAGATTTCCCCAGCAGAGGAAACCTTTGTCCGCGGCGCGGCTGCGGTCGCGCTAGGCGTGTTTCTAACCCCGCTTGCAGGGCTTTTGGGCACGGTCCAGCTCGATACTGTCGATGGCGGGGTGTGCGAGCGCCTGCTGGATCAGGCGGATGCGCCGGAGGGTGAGTGA
- a CDS encoding PadR family transcriptional regulator, with translation MNLDSWKSQMRKGAAEFAVLSALRDGELYGVELVARLTGADSVGLSEGTVYPLLRRLQSDGRLSARWEVNDNAPPRKYYSLTKTGREAVEGMAAFWSEFEAQLNLIVRA, from the coding sequence ATGAATCTCGATTCCTGGAAGTCCCAGATGCGCAAGGGCGCGGCGGAGTTTGCCGTATTGTCCGCTCTGCGTGATGGCGAACTTTATGGCGTTGAACTGGTGGCGCGCCTTACCGGCGCGGACAGTGTCGGTCTGTCGGAGGGCACGGTTTATCCGCTATTGCGCAGGCTGCAATCGGACGGGCGTCTGAGCGCACGATGGGAAGTCAATGACAATGCGCCCCCGCGCAAATATTATTCACTCACCAAAACGGGCCGGGAAGCCGTCGAGGGTATGGCCGCGTTCTGGAGCGAATTCGAAGCGCAACTCAATCTGATTGTGAGGGCATGA
- a CDS encoding NnrU family protein, which yields MEFLIVGLALFLGVHSVRLVGLRSPMIAVLGQGAYSIVYSLVSAIGLALIVYGHILAHPSAAVWAPPEWTRTLALVLVPLSIVLIVSAYVPGHIRSTVRHPMTLGVLLWAGAHLVANGEIASFILFGSFAAWALLTLIGAYVRGGSFASEGKWSADIVAIIIGLVAAGLLAWFHMQLFGVAVVEFASDPYASGI from the coding sequence ATGGAATTCCTGATTGTGGGGCTGGCACTCTTTCTGGGGGTTCATTCTGTCCGCCTTGTCGGGTTGCGCAGCCCGATGATCGCAGTCCTGGGGCAGGGCGCGTACTCGATTGTCTATTCGCTTGTCAGCGCCATCGGTCTTGCACTCATCGTGTACGGGCACATTCTTGCTCACCCGTCTGCAGCTGTGTGGGCCCCGCCTGAATGGACCCGCACGCTGGCCCTGGTGCTGGTGCCGCTCAGCATTGTCCTGATCGTGTCGGCCTATGTGCCGGGCCATATCCGCTCGACCGTGCGTCACCCCATGACGCTGGGTGTGCTGCTGTGGGCTGGCGCGCATCTGGTGGCCAATGGCGAGATCGCAAGCTTCATCCTGTTTGGCAGTTTTGCCGCGTGGGCGCTGCTCACCTTGATTGGTGCCTATGTGCGCGGCGGCAGCTTTGCCAGCGAAGGCAAATGGTCTGCCGATATCGTGGCGATCATTATCGGCCTTGTGGCTGCCGGGCTGCTGGCCTGGTTCCATATGCAATTGTTCGGCGTTGCCGTTGTCGAATTTGCATCCGATCCGTACGCATCCGGCATCTAG
- the panB gene encoding 3-methyl-2-oxobutanoate hydroxymethyltransferase, with translation MSAQSPAPAKRIGVPDIRARKGGEPLVCLTAYDAPTARLLDPHCDLLLVGNSVGMVVHGLPNTIPVTLEMMILHGQAVMRGASRSMVVVDMPFGSYEASPEQAFSNAARILRETGAQAVKLESGVYIADTIRYLAERGVPVMAHVGLRPQAALAEGGFKAKGRNDDERARVISEAQAADAAGAFAIVIEGVAEDLAAEITGAVAAPTIGIGASASCDGQILVTPDMLGLFDWTPRFVKRYADLKALTEGAVRAYADDVRARRFPGPDQVYRITRA, from the coding sequence ATGTCCGCACAAAGCCCCGCCCCCGCAAAGCGCATCGGCGTTCCGGATATCCGCGCGCGCAAGGGCGGCGAACCGCTGGTCTGTCTGACGGCTTATGATGCACCGACGGCGCGCCTTCTCGACCCGCATTGTGATCTTTTGCTGGTGGGCAACTCGGTGGGCATGGTTGTGCACGGGCTGCCTAACACGATCCCGGTGACGCTGGAGATGATGATCCTGCACGGCCAGGCGGTGATGCGCGGCGCCAGCCGGTCGATGGTCGTCGTCGACATGCCGTTTGGCAGCTATGAAGCCTCTCCGGAGCAGGCATTCTCCAATGCTGCGCGTATCCTGCGCGAAACCGGCGCGCAGGCGGTGAAGCTGGAGAGCGGTGTCTATATCGCCGACACCATCCGCTATCTTGCCGAGCGCGGTGTGCCGGTGATGGCCCATGTCGGCCTGCGCCCGCAGGCGGCCCTTGCCGAGGGCGGCTTCAAGGCCAAGGGGCGCAATGATGACGAGCGCGCCCGCGTGATAAGCGAGGCGCAGGCTGCTGATGCGGCTGGGGCGTTTGCGATCGTCATCGAAGGCGTTGCCGAAGACCTTGCCGCGGAGATTACAGGCGCGGTGGCTGCGCCCACTATCGGTATCGGCGCGTCGGCGAGCTGTGACGGGCAGATTCTCGTCACGCCGGACATGCTCGGCCTGTTCGACTGGACACCGCGCTTCGTCAAGCGCTACGCCGATCTGAAAGCGCTGACGGAGGGGGCCGTCAGGGCCTATGCCGACGATGTGCGCGCCCGGCGATTCCCCGGACCGGATCAGGTCTACCGCATTACACGCGCGTAA
- a CDS encoding RNA polymerase sigma factor, giving the protein MAQSDDVLVSQVLATGDRRAFSALVDRHQRLVRGLLARLTGNRADADDLAQDTFVQAWQRIATYRGEGSFKAWLCQIAYSRFLMSARKARSRGRLMEGLRADPPLLDEAAAQPGLARDLDRALVVLGDEERACIVLCFASGLSHGETAEVTGLPLGTVKSHITRGRAKLKTWFDRQESLA; this is encoded by the coding sequence ATGGCGCAGAGCGACGACGTGCTGGTAAGCCAGGTTCTGGCGACGGGTGACAGGCGCGCATTCAGTGCGCTTGTCGACCGTCATCAGCGCCTTGTACGCGGGCTTCTGGCCCGTCTGACCGGCAACAGGGCGGATGCCGACGACCTTGCGCAGGATACATTCGTGCAGGCATGGCAGCGCATTGCCACCTATCGCGGCGAGGGCAGCTTCAAGGCGTGGCTGTGCCAGATCGCCTATAGCCGTTTCCTGATGAGTGCGCGCAAGGCGAGGTCGCGCGGGCGGCTGATGGAGGGACTGCGCGCTGATCCACCCCTGCTGGACGAGGCGGCCGCGCAGCCGGGGCTCGCGCGCGATCTCGACCGGGCTCTGGTGGTGCTGGGGGATGAGGAGCGCGCCTGCATTGTGCTATGTTTTGCCTCCGGCCTCAGCCATGGTGAAACAGCTGAGGTGACGGGGTTGCCGCTGGGTACGGTGAAGTCTCACATCACCCGTGGACGGGCGAAACTGAAGACCTGGTTTGACCGGCAGGAGAGTTTGGCATGA
- a CDS encoding FAD-dependent oxidoreductase — protein sequence MSTATASSPPADVNYTFSDAELAALMPYGEARWHEEGEVLVAEGERGGDCLITLSGETHIFIDDMDGPVRLGWMERGQFSGDIGVLTGQAALARTIMGKAGEVLHIPFAAFQRLLVENSALSDVFVRTLSARRAFALAREGYSVIVIGSALDRTVFALRDFLTRHGLPHAWLDPDSNPLAGPIMEAKGLARDDLPAVVLSASRVMTQPTVGALAEYFGSDLLPDGAAADVIVVGAGPAGLATAVYAASEGLTVVTLDAEAPGGQAGSSSKIENYLGFPMGVSGRELADRAAIQAQKFGVRLAAPVKACELERLESGCYCLSTLDGRKLEARAVVIASGAQYQRLPVEDAESYEGGGLYYGASPLEAQLCAGADVVIVGAGNSAGQGAVFLARTARHVHVMYRRADIRDTMSEYLVRRLEEQPNITLHPQTEISGLAGVGEGDDRRLRALKVRTPKGEAEIEAGFVFLFIGAAPFTDWLPAGLARDAKGFVKTGSQIEPRELVRGGWALDRMPSAYETSLERVYAVGDVRSASVKRVASAVGEGSVVVSAIHAALAGFGKPG from the coding sequence TTGAGCACCGCGACCGCCAGCAGCCCGCCTGCTGATGTGAACTACACGTTTTCCGACGCCGAGCTGGCGGCCCTCATGCCCTATGGCGAGGCACGCTGGCACGAGGAAGGCGAGGTGCTGGTGGCTGAGGGCGAGCGGGGCGGCGATTGCCTCATCACCCTGTCGGGCGAGACGCATATCTTCATCGACGACATGGACGGCCCGGTGCGGCTCGGCTGGATGGAGCGCGGTCAGTTCTCCGGCGATATCGGCGTGCTGACGGGGCAGGCGGCGCTGGCGCGCACCATCATGGGCAAGGCGGGCGAGGTGCTGCACATTCCCTTCGCCGCCTTCCAGCGCCTGCTGGTGGAAAACTCCGCCCTGTCCGATGTGTTCGTGCGTACGCTCTCGGCGCGCCGGGCCTTTGCGCTGGCACGTGAAGGCTATTCGGTGATCGTGATCGGCTCCGCGCTTGACCGGACGGTCTTTGCCTTGCGTGATTTTCTTACCCGCCACGGCCTGCCGCATGCCTGGCTGGACCCGGACAGCAATCCGCTCGCCGGGCCGATCATGGAGGCCAAAGGGCTCGCCCGTGATGACCTGCCTGCCGTGGTACTGAGCGCATCGCGGGTGATGACCCAGCCGACGGTCGGCGCGCTGGCTGAATATTTCGGCTCGGACCTTCTGCCTGATGGCGCAGCGGCGGATGTCATTGTGGTCGGTGCCGGGCCTGCAGGGCTGGCAACTGCGGTGTATGCGGCGTCCGAAGGGCTAACCGTGGTGACATTGGACGCCGAGGCGCCGGGAGGGCAGGCGGGCTCCAGCTCCAAGATCGAGAATTATCTCGGCTTTCCCATGGGCGTGTCGGGCCGGGAACTGGCAGACCGCGCCGCCATTCAGGCGCAGAAATTCGGCGTACGCCTTGCTGCGCCGGTAAAGGCATGTGAGCTGGAGCGGCTGGAGAGCGGTTGCTACTGCCTCAGCACGCTCGATGGCCGCAAGCTGGAGGCGCGCGCGGTGGTGATCGCCTCCGGCGCGCAATATCAGCGCCTGCCGGTGGAAGACGCGGAGAGCTATGAGGGCGGGGGGCTCTATTACGGAGCCTCGCCGCTGGAGGCACAATTGTGCGCCGGGGCGGATGTGGTGATTGTCGGGGCGGGCAATTCGGCAGGCCAAGGCGCGGTCTTCCTCGCCCGCACCGCGCGCCACGTCCATGTGATGTACCGGCGCGCCGATATCCGCGACACGATGAGCGAATATCTCGTCCGCCGCCTTGAGGAGCAGCCCAATATAACCCTGCATCCGCAGACGGAAATCTCCGGTCTTGCCGGTGTCGGCGAGGGCGATGACCGGCGGCTGCGGGCGCTGAAAGTCAGAACCCCGAAAGGCGAGGCCGAGATCGAGGCGGGCTTCGTGTTTCTGTTCATTGGCGCAGCGCCCTTTACAGACTGGCTGCCAGCCGGACTGGCCCGTGACGCAAAAGGCTTTGTGAAGACAGGCTCCCAGATCGAGCCGCGTGAGCTGGTGCGCGGTGGCTGGGCGCTCGACCGGATGCCATCAGCCTACGAGACCAGCCTTGAGCGGGTCTATGCGGTGGGCGATGTGCGCTCGGCCTCGGTGAAACGCGTGGCCAGCGCGGTCGGTGAGGGCTCGGTGGTAGTCAGCGCCATCCACGCCGCGCTCGCCGGGTTTGGAAAGCCCGGATAG